A genome region from Scleropages formosus chromosome 6, fSclFor1.1, whole genome shotgun sequence includes the following:
- the ddx56 gene encoding putative ATP-dependent RNA helicase DDX56 — MAADRLRFHEMGLDNRLMKALADLGWAQPTLIQEKAIPLALDGKDILARARTGSGKTAAYAVPLIQRILASKETVCEQAVRALVLVPTKELGHQVHTMFRQLTAYCARDVRVADISGKADLSAQRPILMEKPDVVVGTPSRVLAHLAARNVTLSASLEALVIDEADLLFSFGFESDLKGLLCHLPKIYQAFLMSATLNEDVEALKELVLHNPVTLKLQGSQLPDSSQLQQYSIQCEEEDKFLLVYTLLKLGLVRSKTLVFVDAVDRCYRLKLFLEQFSIPACVLNSELPVQSRCHIIMQFNQGFYNYIIATDEHTVADPTVTVLQGKKRGTASRGRGKDEEYGVSRGVDFHNVSNVINFDFPKTVESYIHRVGRTARAGNPGTALTFVSHTELDLLAQIQDALAGDNSESALKPYGFKMEEIEGFRYRCRDAMRSVTKQAIKEARLKEIKQELLNSEKLKTYFEDNPRDLQLLRHDKDLHPAIIKPHLKNVPEYLIPSALKHVVNPLLGRKKRKQVKPSLQVVLKAKFKGSRRGSNPLKSFRHVGKKGKDRRRDAGKS, encoded by the exons ATGGCTGCCGACAGGCTGCGGTTCCACGAGATGGGCCTGGACAACCGCCTGATGAAG GCGCTGGCGGACTTAGGATGGGCGCAGCCCACGCTCATCCAGGAGAAGGCGATTCCTCTCGCCCTCGACGGGAAGGATATCTTGGCCAGGGCTCGGACCGGCTCCGGGAAAACGGCTGCGTACGCGGTGCCGCTGATCCAGCGCATCCTCGCGTCCAAAGAG acGGTGTGCGAGCAGGCGGTGCGAGCGCTGGTCCTCGTGCCCACCAAGGAACTCGGTCACCAGGTGCACACCATGTTCCGCCAGCTGACCGCTTACTGCGCCAGGGACGTGAGGGTGGCGGACATCTCGGGGAAGGCCGACCTTTCCGCGCAGAG GCCCATCCTGATGGAGAAGCCGGACGTGGTGGTCGGGACGCCGTCTCGTGTGCTGGCCCACCTCGCCGCTCGCAATGTGACGCTGAGCGCGTCGCTCGAGGCCCTGGTCATCGACGAGGCCGACCTGCTCTTCTCCTTCGGCTTCGAGAGCGACCTAAAGGGCCTGTTGTG CCACCTCCCCAAGATCTACCAGGCTTTTCTGATGTCGGCCACCTTGAACGAGGACGTGGAAGCCCTGAAGGAGCTCGTGTTGCACAACCCG GTGACGCTGAAGTTGCAGGGCTCCCAGCTCCCCGACAGCTCTCAGCTGCAGCAGTACAGCATCCAgtgtgaggaggaggacaagTTCCTGCTCGTCTACACGCTGCTGAAGCTGGGTCTCGTACGCAGCAAGACGCTCGTGTTCGTGGACGCCGTGGACCGTTGCTACCGCCTCAAGCTCTTCCTGGAGCAGTTCAGCATCCCAGCCTGCGTGCTGAACTCGGAGCTGCCCGTGCAGTCCAG GTGTCACATCATTATGCAGTTTAACCAGGGTTTCTACAACTACATCATCGCCACTGACGAGCACACGGTCGCCGACCCCACTGTGACTGTGCTGCAGGGCAAGAAGAGGGGGACCGCTTCCAGAGGGAG AGGGAAAGACGAGGAGTACGGCGTGTCCAGAGGCGTCGACTTCCACAACGTGTCCAACGTCATTAACTTCGACTTCCCCAAAACGGTCGAGTCCTACATCCACCGCGTGGGCAG AACCGCACGAGCGGGGAACCCCGGCACGGCGCTCACCTTCGTCTCGCACACGGAGCTCGATCTGCTGGCGCAGATCCAGGACGCGCTCGCAGGAG ACAATTCGGAGAGCGCCTTGAAGCCGTACGGGTTTAAGATGGAGGAGATTGAGGGATTCAGGTACCGCTGTCGG GACGCGATGAGGTCGGTTACGAAACAAGCCATCAAGGAAGCCCGGCTCAAGGAGATCAAGCAGGAGCTGCTCAATTCTGAGAAGCTCAAG ACCTACTTTGAAGACAACCCCCGTGACCTGCAGCTGCTGCGCCACGACAAGGACCTGCATCCTGCCATCATCAAGCCGCACTTGAAAAACGTGCCAGAATATCTCA tcccTTCTGCACTCAAGCATGTGGTGAACCCGCTCCTTGGGCGAAAGAAGCGCAAGCAGGTGAAACCTTCACTGCAGGTTGTGTTGAAAGCAAAGTTCAAG GGGTCTCGCAGGGGCAGCAATCCACTGAAGAGCTTCCGGCATGTCGGAAAGAAAGGCAAAGACAGGCGCAGGGATGCCGGGAAGTCCTAA
- the ccar2 gene encoding cell cycle and apoptosis regulator protein 2 isoform X2 has protein sequence MESQCKQRVFTGVVTQLQDHFGMVDQEVHFQMSVVIGRIPQLGEKVLVKAVLDPSVSVNWTAQRVQTLNGQPFKSPPPLLPSMVPSQKPGILGSKPQPLLKSPKIPPLIPSMQQNTPKPGLLQTPLQPPWGGPFDGWGGANRKRPSDGIGGRRTGRWEDSGAWGGDGVHQKRRRWRGALDEGVVKKSSPPAPQSCPLFSRFPRDGSACDSLEMQRRYPHLPLPDSFFHLQLSWTESFPPDRPLTLPGPCRFHVGSSQSPAPVASAAGSGAEYTAKVILLSVPSVEELCQRCCGLSQEHQDTAGGAVHPTALIKFLLGEAGGELQVLGGHWCPQEDGVSPAKEPLSLVRTAVRCVKEQAGLDLGPCSQWFRLAEVRYLSAEKVETVVFFLPDVWRIVPTEEEWAALRTKADGVKEEDESPLPGDPSLVLHPCSGLNLSALPLSSLLEPRNSQSRDAFEVGLVAELFSEMLQRDFGLQIYRSLCSLSQCPQSKEDEGEDSRAAAAEDKPQTTVKGKRKSDMKNRKWKHGRQQMEGEAESEEDQGEDETDEELEERSHEEEEKKGRETKTTGDDGKMQPVTSANSDSTPTKKSEQPLCWSAVLPRSLLLAWVFFDRQLTGSLRERDLQDLLLSLGLHLSPGQAKELASRATIGGQCHYRRLAGHWENLEVKEDSLSGRAVQGNASLLASAPSKGSVSTRRSGGSNSVDTVTYKGTVVNIPNLLHSLKKEESKCQGLEQRVASLQARLVELESGAVALSALREGQEDLQVRLERAERRNTAYERSLKENAGHMIAVIEKMQKLVDKTTSLAEARSAGVEKV, from the exons ATGGAGTCCCAG TGTAAGCAGCGCGTCTTCACCGGAGTTGTGACTCAGCTGCAGGACCACTTTGGGATGGTAGACCAGGAAGTGCACTTTCAGATGAG TGTGGTCATAGGGCGAATTCCTCAGCTGGGAGAGAAGGTGCTGGTGAAGGCCGTGTTGGATCCGTCCGTGTCGGTCAACTGGACGGCGCAGAGGGTGCAGACCCTCAACGGTCAG CCGTTCAAGTCTCCCCCTCCCCTGCTGCCGTCCATGGTGCCGAGTCAGAAGCCGGGGATCCTGGGAAGCAAACCGCAGCCCCTCCTCAAGTCTCCCAAGATACCTCCGCTTATACCCAGCATGCAGCAGAACACGCCGAAGC CGGGTTTACTGCAGACCCCCCTGCAGCCGCCGTGGGGAGGCCCGTTCGACGGTTGGGGTGGCGCCAACAGGAAGCGGCCGAGCGATGGAATAGGTGGACGACGGACCGGGCGCTG GGAGGACAGTGGTGCCTGGGGGGGGGACGGCGTGCACCAGAAGAGACGCCGCTGGAGGGGAGCGCTGGACGAGGGTGTCGTGAAGAAGAGCAGCCCCCCTGCTCCCCAGAGCTGCCCCCTCTTCTCGCGCTTCCCCAGAGACGG CTCAGCGTGTGACAGTTTGGAGATGCAGAGGAGGTACCCCCACCTCCCGCTGCCCGATTCCTTCTTCCACCTGCAGCTCTCCTGGACCGAGAGCTTTCCCCCCGACCGCCCCCTTACCCTCCCCGGGCCCTGCCGCTTCCACGTCGGTTCTTCCCAGTCGCCCGCCCCAGTTGCGAGCGCCGCTGGCTCTGGTGCCGAGTACACAGCCAAA GTCATATTGCTGTCAGTGCCATCTGTGGAAGAGCTGTGCCAGCGCTGCTGTGGACTTTCCCAAGAGCACCAAGACAcggcagggggcgctgtgcaCCCCACGGCACTCATCAAG TTCTTGCTGGGTGAAGCAGGCGGTGAGCTCCAGGTGCTGGGGGGCCACTGGTGCCCCCAGGAAGATGGCGTGAGCCCAGCCAAGGAACCGCTGTCCCTCGTCCGCACCGCCGTGCGCTGCGTGAAGGAGCAGGCCGGACTGGACCTGGGCCCCTGCTCGCAATG GTTCAGGCTGGCAGAGGTGAGGTACCTGAGTGCGGAGAAGGTGGAGACGGTCGTGTTCTTCCTGCCTGACGTGTGGCGGATTGTCCCCACCGAGGAGGAGTGGGCTGCACTGAGGACCAAGGCCGATGGAGTAAAagag GAAGATGAAAGCCCTCTACCAGGAGACCCGTCTCTGGTGCTGCACCCGTGTTCTGGGCTCAACCTGTCAGCGCTGCCTCTCTCATCTCTGCTGGAGCCCCGAAACTCCCAGTCCCGGGATGCCTTTGAG GTGGGGCTGGTCGCAGAACTGTTCAGTGAGATGCTGCAGAGGGACTTTGGCCTTCAGATCTACAGGAGTCTCTGCAGCCTGTCCCAGTGTCCCCAGAGCAAGGAGGACGAAGGCGAGGACAGCCGGGCTGCCGCAGCG GAGGACAAACCGCAGACGACAGTGAAAGGAAAGAGGAAGTCCGACATGAAGAACAGGAAATGGAAACACGGCCGCCAGCAGATGGAGGGCGAGGCCGAAAGCGAGGAGGACCAGGGTGAGGACGAGACGGATGAGGAACTGGAGGAGAGGAGtcatgaggaggaggagaaaaagggCAGAGAGACCA AGACAACAGGAGATGATGGGAAGATGCAGCCGGTGACATCGGCTAATTCAGACAGCACCCCGACCAAGAAGAGC GAGCAGCCCCTGTGCTGGAGTGCAGTGCTGCCTCGCTCCCTACTGCTGGCCTGGGTCTTCTTTGACCGACAGCTGACGGGCAGCTTACGGGAGAGGGACCTGCaggacctcctgctgtcacttGGCCTCCACCTCAGCCCTGGACAG GCAAAGGAGCTCGCAAGCCGAGCAACCATTGGGGGGCAGTGCCATTACAGGAGGTTGGCTGGACACTGGGAGAACCTAGAGGTCAAGGAGGACTCGCTGTCGGGCCGTGCTGTGCAAG gaAATGCCTCTCTGTTGGCATCTGCCCCGTCAAAGGGCAGCGTCTCTACCCGAAGGTCTGGTGGGAGCAACAGTGTGGACACTGTGACTTACAAAGGAACTGTAGTGAACATCCCCAACCTGCTGCATTCTTTGAAGAAGGAGGAATCCAAGTGCCAGGGACTGGAGCAGCGTGTCGCCTCCCTGCAGGCCAGACTAG TGGAACTAGAGTCGGGGGCCGTGGCGCTGTCAGCCCTGCGAGAAGGACAGGAGGACCTGCAAGTACGCCTGGAGAGGGCAGAGAGACGTAACACAGCCTACGAACGGAGCCTGAAGGAGAACGCCGGCCACATGATTGCTGTGATTGAAAAAATGCAGAAGCTCGTCGATAAG ACGACGAGCCTCGCCGAGGCAAGGAGCGCAGGAGTGGAGAAGGTCTGA
- the ccar2 gene encoding cell cycle and apoptosis regulator protein 2 isoform X1, whose product MESQVTPRTSPHARPHSSPRSVPRQCKQRVFTGVVTQLQDHFGMVDQEVHFQMSVVIGRIPQLGEKVLVKAVLDPSVSVNWTAQRVQTLNGQPFKSPPPLLPSMVPSQKPGILGSKPQPLLKSPKIPPLIPSMQQNTPKPGLLQTPLQPPWGGPFDGWGGANRKRPSDGIGGRRTGRWEDSGAWGGDGVHQKRRRWRGALDEGVVKKSSPPAPQSCPLFSRFPRDGSACDSLEMQRRYPHLPLPDSFFHLQLSWTESFPPDRPLTLPGPCRFHVGSSQSPAPVASAAGSGAEYTAKVILLSVPSVEELCQRCCGLSQEHQDTAGGAVHPTALIKFLLGEAGGELQVLGGHWCPQEDGVSPAKEPLSLVRTAVRCVKEQAGLDLGPCSQWFRLAEVRYLSAEKVETVVFFLPDVWRIVPTEEEWAALRTKADGVKEEDESPLPGDPSLVLHPCSGLNLSALPLSSLLEPRNSQSRDAFEVGLVAELFSEMLQRDFGLQIYRSLCSLSQCPQSKEDEGEDSRAAAAEDKPQTTVKGKRKSDMKNRKWKHGRQQMEGEAESEEDQGEDETDEELEERSHEEEEKKGRETKTTGDDGKMQPVTSANSDSTPTKKSEQPLCWSAVLPRSLLLAWVFFDRQLTGSLRERDLQDLLLSLGLHLSPGQAKELASRATIGGQCHYRRLAGHWENLEVKEDSLSGRAVQGNASLLASAPSKGSVSTRRSGGSNSVDTVTYKGTVVNIPNLLHSLKKEESKCQGLEQRVASLQARLVELESGAVALSALREGQEDLQVRLERAERRNTAYERSLKENAGHMIAVIEKMQKLVDKTTSLAEARSAGVEKV is encoded by the exons ATGGAGTCCCAG GTGACGCCCAGGACGTCTCCTCACGCCCGTCCTCACTCGTCTCCTCGTTCTGTCCCCCGTCAGTGTAAGCAGCGCGTCTTCACCGGAGTTGTGACTCAGCTGCAGGACCACTTTGGGATGGTAGACCAGGAAGTGCACTTTCAGATGAG TGTGGTCATAGGGCGAATTCCTCAGCTGGGAGAGAAGGTGCTGGTGAAGGCCGTGTTGGATCCGTCCGTGTCGGTCAACTGGACGGCGCAGAGGGTGCAGACCCTCAACGGTCAG CCGTTCAAGTCTCCCCCTCCCCTGCTGCCGTCCATGGTGCCGAGTCAGAAGCCGGGGATCCTGGGAAGCAAACCGCAGCCCCTCCTCAAGTCTCCCAAGATACCTCCGCTTATACCCAGCATGCAGCAGAACACGCCGAAGC CGGGTTTACTGCAGACCCCCCTGCAGCCGCCGTGGGGAGGCCCGTTCGACGGTTGGGGTGGCGCCAACAGGAAGCGGCCGAGCGATGGAATAGGTGGACGACGGACCGGGCGCTG GGAGGACAGTGGTGCCTGGGGGGGGGACGGCGTGCACCAGAAGAGACGCCGCTGGAGGGGAGCGCTGGACGAGGGTGTCGTGAAGAAGAGCAGCCCCCCTGCTCCCCAGAGCTGCCCCCTCTTCTCGCGCTTCCCCAGAGACGG CTCAGCGTGTGACAGTTTGGAGATGCAGAGGAGGTACCCCCACCTCCCGCTGCCCGATTCCTTCTTCCACCTGCAGCTCTCCTGGACCGAGAGCTTTCCCCCCGACCGCCCCCTTACCCTCCCCGGGCCCTGCCGCTTCCACGTCGGTTCTTCCCAGTCGCCCGCCCCAGTTGCGAGCGCCGCTGGCTCTGGTGCCGAGTACACAGCCAAA GTCATATTGCTGTCAGTGCCATCTGTGGAAGAGCTGTGCCAGCGCTGCTGTGGACTTTCCCAAGAGCACCAAGACAcggcagggggcgctgtgcaCCCCACGGCACTCATCAAG TTCTTGCTGGGTGAAGCAGGCGGTGAGCTCCAGGTGCTGGGGGGCCACTGGTGCCCCCAGGAAGATGGCGTGAGCCCAGCCAAGGAACCGCTGTCCCTCGTCCGCACCGCCGTGCGCTGCGTGAAGGAGCAGGCCGGACTGGACCTGGGCCCCTGCTCGCAATG GTTCAGGCTGGCAGAGGTGAGGTACCTGAGTGCGGAGAAGGTGGAGACGGTCGTGTTCTTCCTGCCTGACGTGTGGCGGATTGTCCCCACCGAGGAGGAGTGGGCTGCACTGAGGACCAAGGCCGATGGAGTAAAagag GAAGATGAAAGCCCTCTACCAGGAGACCCGTCTCTGGTGCTGCACCCGTGTTCTGGGCTCAACCTGTCAGCGCTGCCTCTCTCATCTCTGCTGGAGCCCCGAAACTCCCAGTCCCGGGATGCCTTTGAG GTGGGGCTGGTCGCAGAACTGTTCAGTGAGATGCTGCAGAGGGACTTTGGCCTTCAGATCTACAGGAGTCTCTGCAGCCTGTCCCAGTGTCCCCAGAGCAAGGAGGACGAAGGCGAGGACAGCCGGGCTGCCGCAGCG GAGGACAAACCGCAGACGACAGTGAAAGGAAAGAGGAAGTCCGACATGAAGAACAGGAAATGGAAACACGGCCGCCAGCAGATGGAGGGCGAGGCCGAAAGCGAGGAGGACCAGGGTGAGGACGAGACGGATGAGGAACTGGAGGAGAGGAGtcatgaggaggaggagaaaaagggCAGAGAGACCA AGACAACAGGAGATGATGGGAAGATGCAGCCGGTGACATCGGCTAATTCAGACAGCACCCCGACCAAGAAGAGC GAGCAGCCCCTGTGCTGGAGTGCAGTGCTGCCTCGCTCCCTACTGCTGGCCTGGGTCTTCTTTGACCGACAGCTGACGGGCAGCTTACGGGAGAGGGACCTGCaggacctcctgctgtcacttGGCCTCCACCTCAGCCCTGGACAG GCAAAGGAGCTCGCAAGCCGAGCAACCATTGGGGGGCAGTGCCATTACAGGAGGTTGGCTGGACACTGGGAGAACCTAGAGGTCAAGGAGGACTCGCTGTCGGGCCGTGCTGTGCAAG gaAATGCCTCTCTGTTGGCATCTGCCCCGTCAAAGGGCAGCGTCTCTACCCGAAGGTCTGGTGGGAGCAACAGTGTGGACACTGTGACTTACAAAGGAACTGTAGTGAACATCCCCAACCTGCTGCATTCTTTGAAGAAGGAGGAATCCAAGTGCCAGGGACTGGAGCAGCGTGTCGCCTCCCTGCAGGCCAGACTAG TGGAACTAGAGTCGGGGGCCGTGGCGCTGTCAGCCCTGCGAGAAGGACAGGAGGACCTGCAAGTACGCCTGGAGAGGGCAGAGAGACGTAACACAGCCTACGAACGGAGCCTGAAGGAGAACGCCGGCCACATGATTGCTGTGATTGAAAAAATGCAGAAGCTCGTCGATAAG ACGACGAGCCTCGCCGAGGCAAGGAGCGCAGGAGTGGAGAAGGTCTGA